One Terriglobales bacterium genomic region harbors:
- a CDS encoding FAD-dependent oxidoreductase → MATPPLLPPERREQLFPALTPSQIARIAAAGKRHPVSAGELLIKQGEVAAGLFVVVSGEIEIIQPSPHGDVLITTHTAGSFTGELNMLSGRRALVCGRMSKAGEVIELDRHALQQLVQTDVELSEIIMRAFILRRLELIAHGIGDVVLVGSSHSPGTLRIKEFLTRNGHPYSYIDLDRDEGVQELLDKFQVKIDEIPVLICQGKLVLRNPNNQQVADCLGLNSDIDESHLRDVVVIGAGPSGLAAAVYAASEGLDVLVIETNAPGGQAGSSSKIENYLGFPTGISGQDLAGRAYTQAQKFGAEMIIARSAVKLACTKRPYAIEIEGGAQIPARAIVIATGAQYRRLPLENLSQFEGIGVYYGATYIEAQLCEHEEAIVVGGGNSAGQAAVFLANTAKHVHVLIRSEGLADTMSRYLIRRIEESPKITLHPFTEIDGLEGNGKLECVRWRNNRTKAVEIHRIHHVFLMTGASPNTEWLEGCIALDDKGFIKTGPELLPEDLRSAQWPLSRSPYLLETTLPGVFAVGDARANNVKRVASAVGEGSISIHLVHRVLAE, encoded by the coding sequence ATGGCTACCCCACCTCTCTTACCGCCTGAACGCCGGGAGCAGCTCTTCCCCGCACTCACGCCTTCGCAGATCGCGCGCATAGCCGCAGCGGGAAAAAGACATCCAGTGAGCGCCGGCGAATTATTGATCAAGCAAGGTGAAGTGGCGGCAGGTCTTTTTGTAGTCGTGTCAGGAGAGATTGAGATCATCCAGCCAAGCCCGCACGGAGATGTGCTGATCACAACGCACACGGCGGGAAGCTTCACGGGAGAGCTCAACATGCTCTCGGGACGCCGTGCCCTCGTCTGCGGACGGATGAGCAAAGCCGGGGAGGTAATAGAACTCGATCGTCACGCATTGCAGCAACTGGTCCAAACCGATGTCGAACTCAGCGAGATCATCATGCGTGCGTTCATTCTGCGCCGTCTCGAATTGATTGCTCACGGCATCGGCGATGTGGTCTTAGTAGGCTCCTCGCACTCGCCGGGGACGCTGCGTATTAAGGAGTTTCTCACCCGCAACGGTCATCCTTATTCTTATATCGACCTCGACCGTGACGAGGGTGTGCAGGAGCTGCTGGACAAGTTTCAAGTCAAGATCGACGAGATTCCCGTATTAATCTGCCAAGGCAAGCTCGTCCTCCGTAATCCGAACAACCAGCAAGTCGCCGATTGCCTTGGGCTCAATTCGGACATCGACGAAAGTCATCTCCGCGACGTTGTAGTCATCGGAGCTGGGCCCTCAGGGCTGGCAGCCGCTGTTTATGCGGCCTCTGAAGGTCTCGACGTGCTTGTGATTGAAACCAATGCACCCGGAGGACAAGCAGGTTCGAGTTCCAAGATCGAAAATTATCTCGGGTTCCCTACGGGAATCTCGGGGCAAGATCTCGCCGGGCGCGCTTACACCCAAGCCCAGAAGTTTGGCGCCGAGATGATCATTGCGCGCAGCGCCGTGAAGCTGGCTTGTACTAAGCGTCCATATGCGATTGAGATCGAGGGAGGCGCACAGATCCCGGCCCGCGCAATCGTGATTGCGACCGGCGCTCAATACCGCAGGCTTCCGCTTGAGAATCTCTCACAGTTCGAAGGTATCGGCGTGTACTACGGGGCTACCTACATCGAGGCGCAGCTTTGCGAGCACGAGGAGGCAATCGTAGTAGGCGGGGGGAATTCAGCTGGTCAGGCAGCGGTCTTCCTTGCAAACACTGCGAAACATGTGCACGTTCTAATTCGCTCAGAAGGGCTGGCCGACACCATGTCTCGTTATCTGATTCGGCGAATCGAGGAGAGCCCAAAAATCACCCTGCATCCATTTACCGAGATTGACGGTCTTGAAGGCAACGGAAAGCTTGAATGCGTTCGCTGGCGAAATAATCGGACCAAAGCGGTGGAGATCCATCGCATTCATCATGTTTTTCTCATGACCGGAGCCAGTCCCAATACGGAATGGCTCGAAGGATGCATAGCTCTGGACGACAAAGGCTTCATCAAAACCGGGCCGGAGCTTCTTCCCGAAGATTTGCGCTCGGCGCAATGGCCGCTCTCGCGGTCTCCTTACCTGCTCGAGACAACTCTTCCAGGCGTCTTTGCGGTGGGTGATGCCCGGGCAAACAACGTAAAGCGTGTCGCTTCAGCCGTAGGAGAAGGCTCGATCTCCATACACCTTGTCCATCGTGTCCTTGCGGAGTGA
- a CDS encoding GtrA family protein, with protein MQIFRFGVVGVINTVVDLSVLNVLIFLTHTGQAGAMFAVFKTFAFASAVLNSYVMNRSWTFRRSTDKHYVVEGAQFLFISLLGAVVNVGTSSYVATYMHPRWGIHTKAWPSFAALVGTAFSLGFNFIGYKFWVFSHRKSEGLSQ; from the coding sequence GTGCAGATTTTTCGTTTTGGAGTGGTTGGCGTCATCAATACTGTCGTCGATCTCTCGGTCCTGAATGTTCTCATTTTCCTTACCCACACTGGACAGGCAGGAGCAATGTTCGCGGTTTTCAAGACGTTCGCATTCGCATCCGCGGTCTTGAACAGCTACGTGATGAACCGCTCCTGGACCTTCCGGCGCTCCACTGACAAGCACTATGTCGTGGAAGGGGCTCAGTTTCTGTTTATAAGCTTGCTGGGCGCGGTGGTGAATGTGGGGACGTCGTCGTACGTTGCTACCTACATGCATCCCAGATGGGGAATCCACACGAAGGCGTGGCCGTCGTTCGCGGCGTTGGTGGGAACAGCTTTCTCGCTCGGATTCAACTTTATCGGTTATAAGTTTTGGGTGTTCTCACACCGGAAGAGCGAGGGCCTTTCCCAGTGA
- a CDS encoding TolC family protein has protein sequence MVAITLCPGAQAEQPGREEITNGAPIFPNVLAPYKAHTVPQPNLTNSARLNSVLQNGNMVLSLDDAIALALENNLDLVIARYNLPVADTDILRTKSGANVRGVNTGIVQGTPGAGIGGIGGGATGGGAGGTVAAAGGAGTGTAGLVSSTLGVGPPIDSFDPLLTSSLGIQHSDTPQSNTVISGVPALLQNTGTANFGYQQGFSSGTLFNVTFNNSRVTTNSTRTFLVPQLNSNFLFQLRQHVLQGFGFASNRRFITIANNNREIADEAFRQQVIFTVTQIETLYWNLVTAYEDEKAKERAVASAEQLEANNRKQVQAGTIAQIEIVNAQAQVASNQQALITSQTNLQLQQLLMKNAITRNENDPVIANAGVIPTDRIQLPASEPVLPIQDLINDALTRRPELTQARIDLTNRNISKRSARNALLPTVDLVANYGGNGLAGALNPNFTTTTSPVGTANGGYSDALSTTVNHPTYFVGFAVDIPIRNRAAQADQIRSELEYRQAEVRLQQLQNSIAIGVRNAQFSVQQNRAAVDAALKARDYAQQSLDAEQKKLVQGLSTTYNVLTQLSNVSTADSNLVNAMSDYEQSKLNLDVVTGRLLETLGISIADAASGNVTQMPHAPYAVRGNDVITQPVPEFQPDQTGVTPRPKGE, from the coding sequence ATGGTTGCAATAACTCTCTGTCCTGGTGCGCAGGCAGAGCAGCCGGGAAGGGAAGAGATCACGAATGGAGCGCCGATATTTCCCAATGTGCTTGCGCCCTACAAGGCACATACGGTGCCACAACCTAACCTGACAAACTCGGCTCGCCTGAACAGCGTGCTCCAAAATGGGAACATGGTGTTGTCGCTCGACGATGCGATTGCACTGGCATTGGAGAACAATCTGGATTTAGTGATCGCACGGTATAACCTTCCAGTTGCTGATACCGACATCCTTCGCACAAAGTCCGGGGCCAACGTCCGAGGCGTGAACACGGGAATCGTGCAGGGAACTCCGGGCGCCGGCATTGGTGGAATCGGAGGCGGAGCCACTGGAGGGGGCGCTGGCGGCACGGTGGCCGCGGCAGGTGGAGCAGGCACTGGAACTGCTGGGTTAGTTTCGTCGACATTGGGTGTTGGTCCTCCCATCGATTCCTTCGATCCTCTTCTGACTTCCAGTTTGGGAATCCAGCACAGCGACACTCCGCAGTCGAACACAGTTATCAGCGGTGTCCCCGCACTTCTTCAAAATACTGGAACGGCAAACTTTGGATATCAGCAGGGATTTTCCAGCGGTACGCTTTTCAATGTCACATTCAACAATTCGCGCGTTACTACTAACAGCACGCGGACGTTCCTGGTGCCACAACTAAATTCGAACTTTTTGTTCCAACTGCGGCAGCACGTTCTGCAGGGATTTGGATTCGCTTCCAACCGTCGCTTTATCACCATTGCAAATAACAATCGCGAGATCGCCGACGAAGCCTTTCGTCAGCAAGTAATTTTCACGGTCACTCAAATAGAAACTCTCTACTGGAATCTTGTGACAGCGTATGAAGACGAGAAGGCAAAGGAGCGCGCGGTTGCGTCAGCCGAGCAGCTGGAGGCTAACAACCGAAAGCAAGTGCAGGCCGGCACCATTGCGCAAATCGAGATCGTAAACGCGCAGGCGCAAGTTGCATCGAACCAGCAGGCGCTGATCACGTCGCAAACCAACCTGCAGCTTCAACAGTTGCTCATGAAGAATGCGATCACTCGCAATGAGAACGATCCCGTGATCGCCAACGCCGGAGTGATTCCAACTGACAGGATTCAGCTGCCGGCTTCAGAGCCCGTGCTGCCGATTCAGGATCTGATTAACGATGCGCTTACCCGGCGACCCGAATTGACGCAGGCCCGTATCGACCTGACCAACCGCAATATCAGCAAGCGATCGGCCCGCAATGCACTGTTGCCGACCGTTGACCTCGTCGCGAATTACGGAGGCAATGGATTGGCCGGGGCGCTGAATCCCAACTTCACTACAACCACGTCGCCGGTCGGTACGGCGAACGGTGGTTATTCCGATGCACTCTCGACGACTGTTAACCATCCAACGTACTTTGTCGGCTTTGCCGTGGATATCCCTATTCGCAATCGCGCGGCACAGGCAGATCAGATTCGTTCGGAGCTGGAATATCGCCAAGCGGAGGTTCGTCTCCAGCAACTACAAAACTCAATAGCTATTGGAGTGCGGAATGCGCAGTTCTCGGTGCAGCAGAATCGCGCAGCGGTCGATGCCGCACTCAAGGCGCGAGATTACGCTCAACAGAGCCTCGATGCTGAGCAGAAGAAGCTTGTGCAGGGGCTGAGTACGACATACAACGTGCTCACGCAGCTAAGTAATGTCTCGACTGCCGATTCGAATCTGGTGAACGCGATGTCTGACTACGAGCAGTCGAAGCTGAACCTCGACGTGGTGACAGGCCGCTTGCTTGAGACACTCGGCATCAGCATTGCCGACGCCGCGAGCGGAAATGTAACGCAGATGCCGCACGCGCCTTATGCTGTCCGGGGCAACGACGTGATCACACAGCCTGTGCCAGAATTTCAACCGGACCAAACGGGAGTAACCCCGCGGCCAAAGGGAGAATGA
- a CDS encoding FecR family protein → MQLRSNLYRCTAVVLCFLLSPLAGFCYQGAGSGQLAGAVTALDQAATRNGAALAVRDQLQWNDQLQTNNTGRLRVSLRDGSILSLGSNSQMRVVQHDAAAQQTTLELLFGRLRSQVVKLTQPNSKFEVRTPTSVAGVIGTDFLLIATADRTTLIVFSGVVQITPLNGAGGAPNQSQSVNVNPGQQVEVTAAGVGTVGPITQQAIQQAIQQTAISRAGLAAGSNVGVQTTTSILRTVLIAVGSVAAGAAAGVAIANSQHNSTPPPKPPSGPGIPPQ, encoded by the coding sequence ATGCAGCTGAGAAGTAATCTCTATCGCTGTACAGCAGTGGTGTTGTGTTTTCTGCTTTCGCCCTTGGCGGGCTTCTGTTATCAAGGCGCCGGCTCAGGGCAACTCGCTGGCGCAGTAACTGCTCTGGATCAGGCCGCTACACGCAATGGGGCCGCGCTTGCAGTTCGCGATCAATTACAGTGGAACGATCAGCTCCAGACCAACAATACCGGGCGTCTCCGGGTGAGCCTCCGCGATGGCTCGATTCTCAGTTTGGGATCGAACAGTCAAATGCGCGTGGTCCAGCACGACGCGGCTGCGCAGCAGACCACGCTTGAGCTGCTATTTGGCCGTCTCCGGAGTCAGGTAGTCAAGCTGACGCAACCGAACTCCAAATTCGAGGTGCGCACGCCAACGTCAGTTGCCGGAGTCATCGGCACTGACTTTCTACTGATCGCGACGGCTGACCGCACGACTCTCATCGTGTTTAGCGGTGTCGTGCAAATCACTCCGCTGAATGGAGCAGGTGGAGCGCCGAACCAATCGCAGTCTGTAAATGTAAATCCGGGGCAGCAGGTTGAAGTGACGGCTGCGGGAGTGGGAACGGTCGGTCCCATAACGCAGCAGGCGATTCAGCAAGCCATTCAGCAAACAGCGATCAGCCGCGCCGGATTAGCTGCAGGATCGAACGTCGGGGTTCAGACCACTACCAGCATATTGCGAACCGTGCTAATTGCCGTTGGCTCCGTGGCAGCAGGCGCCGCTGCAGGAGTCGCGATCGCGAACTCGCAGCACAATTCTACGCCGCCACCCAAACCGCCTTCTGGTCCCGGAATTCCTCCGCAGTAG